ACGGGGGACTTGGGAACTGTTTGGAAGATTAGGAGTGATCGTAGTTGCAGATGGCACTACAGAAGACTAGAGTAATACATGTATTTCCAGGTTTGAAGCCTGTGGGGACTTCCCCTAGCATGGCTCACCTAAAGCACAAGGGAATGGTGAGATCTGAGTTTGAGATGCAGATTGAGAAGCCAGAGgtagccaggcatgatgatgcaCCTTTCTAACCCCGTCCTCACAAGGCTGAAGCCGAAGTCCTATGaggcattcagaaagagctaCATAGAAacctagcctgggctataaggccttcaaaagaaagagaggggagcgAGAGGTAGGGGGAATCGCAAGTGGACACAGCACGTAGCTGGAAGTAGTTGAAGCCTTGAACATAAATGAGATTAAGGGAGGAGGCTGGTATCCCTGGACAAAAGCTGTGTGTAGTGTGGCATTTTCCTGTGCTCTTCAAAGCCAACCCCACTCGGACACTCCAGAGCTACAACTCCAGGGTCTTAAGACATGCCCACACTGCACTTGGACTGGTAAAGGAGCTGTGTTGGGCTCCCTCCTGGAGCATGATCCTCTGCTACCATCTACTGATGAGATTCTGACGGCTTCTGTTGCTCATCTTTAAACTCCAGCTCCCTGACAACCTACAATAGTATGCCCTGGGGTGGGGGGCTGAATATGAAAGACCCTCCTGCACTGCACCCTGAACTCAGacaacttctttcttccttctaatgTCTTAGGTGCACTAATAGTTTTTTCCTTATCCTGTACCATCTGTGAACCCTGGGGGTCTGCCCTGACTTTCAGACCTTCCAGCCTCAGCCTAATGGAGCTTGTACCTTATTCTGCCACTAGATGGAAGCAAATAAGACCACAGAAGGCCCTCAGGCCACTAAGGATGCAAAGGAACACCCATCTTTAAAGGACCCCCATGCTGAAGACTTGGACGAGGCCACTACCCATGAAACTCCCTTGCCGGTCTCCAGCAAGCAGAAATATTTCCAGCCTCCAGAAGTCCACTTTGAAACATCTTCCCTGAATCCTGACACCAAGGACTATGAGGACCTCcagaatccttctgtctcagaaaCTCCTTTAAAGTCCGGTACCCCTCAGCTTCTTTCCCCACCACCCCAAGTGTCTCCTCAGTCTGTGACTTCTCTAGAAAGAGCCATCGCTGAGATACCTTTGGAGTTTTCCTATGATAATCTTATCTCTGAAGTCCAAGAAGAACCTCTTCAGCTCTCACCAATGACCAGTATCCCTGAGTATAAGAATTCTATCTCTGAAACCCAAAAAGAACCTCTTGAGGTATCATCGACAACCAATATCCCTGAGTATGAGGATCTTAGCTCCGAAATCCAAAAAGAACCTCTTGAGGTATCATCGACAACCAATATCCCTGAGTATGAGGATCTTAGCTCCGAAATCCAAAAAGAACCTCTTGAGGTATCATCGACAACCAAtatccctgagtttgaggatCCTAGCTCTGAAATTCAAAAAGAACCTCTTGAGGTCTCATCGACAACCGGTATCTCGGAGTCCTCCCATGAGCTTGCCTCTGATAAAGCCCCACAGACCCAGGTCCCTGAATCTGAGCACTTTCCACAGAACTCCTTTTCAGAACCTTCAACCCAGGCCAAGGAAGACACATCTACAAAGCAGGgggaagcaggagaagaggagCTGACAGTGGGTACTAGTAAGATCACTGCAGCCAAGCCTGAGCTGCGtgcaaggaagaagaaggagaaaagaactgGTGGTAACTGTCCCTACCTCTCCCCTGTTCCTGTGGTTTCTGCACTACCCTTGACTTACCCAGAAGTGGGGGACTGGTTTACTCTTGTATATGACTCCTCTTAGTCTTAAggccctttctctcccctctggttactcagcccctcccttcccaggTGTTACAAGCCGCCCAGTGGTCCCTGCTAAGCGGGCAGAGCTGGTGGAAAAGGCTAAGGCAGTGCACAGAGAGCAATTTGATGATCAGGTGAACAATCTTTTCCAATGGGAGAAGAATTCAGCCCTGAAGGCCGTCCAGACAGGTGAGCCCAGGTGGCCTTCCAGAGGCCTGTAACAGGCCCATGGACAGCTTCCAATCCAATAGATTTGGGAACCTGCCTCTTCAAATGTAGAAATGGCCATGCCACCTGCCTGGAATCTGGAAGGGGAGCAGGTGGGCTATCCTGAAAAAAGTGGAGATTTCATATGAGGTCCAAGTAACAATAGAAAGATGTACTAAAGTAATTAAAGTTGTTCCAACAGAAGAATCGGGGGCCAGCTGATTCAGCACCCTGAGAGTCTATATCAGAGCAATCCTAAGGTCCCAGGACCTTGGACAGTTTCTAGGAGCCTTGTTCCCATATGAATATGTCAAAAGATTTTGCTCCCTTTATTCCACTAAAGACTGTCATTTCTCCATGCCAAATCCATGAGCATCAGAGTACTTGAAACGCTTGAGGAGCTCTTCCTGTACTTTGTGTATAGTCAACTATGACTtttaaggataaccttgaacttctgatcttcctcctcctacctcctgagtgtggggattacatatgtgtgccaccacagctggcttgacatggtgctggagtttGGGGTGTACTAAACAAGCATACtgcccactgagctatatccctagtcCAAGGAGAACTCCTGATAGTCCTGTGAGTAGAAGCAGTGTCTCTGTAATGGGTGTGCAGATGAGCTATGTAACCACGGGGCACACTATGTGTAAGCATGTCTACGTGTGTTACTGGGTTTCATGATCTAGAAGGAGTATTGATCTCAGTAAGAGAGCCACCCTGATCCTCTATGATTCTGGACTTCCGGGATGAATCCAATAGATAGTACTATATTTGCTTGAGCCTTCTACTTCTGCTCAAGGTTATGAAATATGTGAACAAGACTAAGATACAAAGACAACTAGAAAATCCTATATCCTTATCCTCCTTTACGTAACGTATTTGGCCACACCTCCAGGCATGGACCCTCTCCCCTTCATCTCTATTAGTTTTAAAGTCTCATTTGTTTCTGGGTCTCCACTGATAGTGAAATCTCTGTTTAGTTAACATCTATtactgttacatttttttttcaaattcaagtTCTGTCCAGTCCCCTTTTTAGagccttctgtccactccttacTACTTAGAAGTtctatctttcttctttgttttaaatgtctGTTTCCCTGCTTAAACAAATGGTTTGTGCACTTAATCCTACCCTAAACTATCTGAGGTCTGTATCCTTCTGATGTTGAAGATCTTGATTCAAGACTTCCTAAGAATATGTGATGTGCAGAGAAATGTGAAATGTGAGCTCCTCCTAAGTTCTTTCCACAGTTATTATGCACCAACTATATCCAAGCACTGCATTTTAGTTGTGCAAGCAGTGGGACAAGAAAGGCCTCAAGGATAAAACTGTCCCTCAattgcacagtgagaccctgtctcaaaaaaaaaaatagcaaaacaaagaTCCCTCAAATAATTTGCACTCTAATAAGCAATGCCAATAAGTAAAATGGCAATCATGATTTAGGCTAACAAATTGCTCTGCTCAGGGTACTGCAGAGATAGAGGAAAGAGGGACCCAGTTCTGGTTAACCTTTCTTAAGTTCTGGTGCTAGACTAATAAGCATTGGAAAGAAAGAGTCCCAGAGTTATTATctgtaagaggaggaggagagacagtcAAGCTGGGTGTGCTGACACACaactatgatcccagcacttggaagactgagcCAGGAGGATTACACCTTTGAGGCTATCGCTGtctatatggtgagttccagaccaacctggaTGGCATAACAAAAAGAGCCTATCAAAATCCAAATTTAAGTAAACCAAAAAGATTTGACGAGACAAGAAATCTTAGAAGGCTGTAGTGTTTTGCCTGGTGCAAGAATGTTGGTGGCAACCCTAGCTCAGCTCTGGAGATACAGAACTTCGCAGGCATCTGTGTGCCCACGTGATGAGTCACTGTCACATGCCATGGGCACCCGAAAATCACCAAAATATTTTGAATAGGACTACAACACACATATTTGTGCTTTTAAATGACCACTCTGGCAGTAGAATAGACTGGAGACGGTGAGACTGGACACAGGAAGACCACACTGACACACCAGTGATACTCAAGGACATTGCTGGGtgaaggtagagacaggtagaACGGGAGGTTCACACGAATCTTTACGGTAAAGCTAATGGCGGGTTGGTTGGATGTGTAGAATAAGTTAAGAAAGGTTAAATACCTGCAGTGAGACTTGGCTTAAATGACTGAAGGAACCAAGTGCCTGAAACAGCAGGTGTGGGGCACACACAAACCTGGTGAACTGAGGTCACAAGCTGGAGATGGGGGTTTGAGGTGAAAGCTGGGTGTTTAATAaaacatgctggtgagaatgtaacAGACAGATGGCCCTGTGGGTCTGAAGCCCAGAAGGCGGCTAGGGTGGGAGCATCCTTCATGAAAAGACAGCTGTATGGACGATGAAAACCTTCTAGAAATCAAGAGGTGATATACAAGCTTAGCTACACAGTTGTACAGAGTCAGGATGGCGTCCACAGTAGCCTCATCTGCCTACCTAGTCCACTTCTAACCGGAAGAGAGTTTAGAACcagagaatggaatccagagccAGATCCCAGCTTCCCCACTTTAAGGGCATAGAATagagtggggtgggatggggtgggacgGG
Above is a window of Arvicanthis niloticus isolate mArvNil1 chromosome 5, mArvNil1.pat.X, whole genome shotgun sequence DNA encoding:
- the Fam221b gene encoding protein FAM221B isoform X4 — encoded protein: MEANKTTEGPQATKDAKEHPSLKDPHAEDLDEATTHETPLPVSSKQKYFQPPEVHFETSSLNPDTKDYEDLQNPSVSETPLKSGTPQLLSPPPQVSPQSVTSLERAIAEIPLEFSYDNLISEVQEEPLQLSPMTSIPEYKNSISETQKEPLEVSSTTNIPEYEDLSSEIQKEPLEVSSTTNIPEYEDLSSEIQKEPLEVSSTTNIPEFEDPSSEIQKEPLEVSSTTGISESSHELASDKAPQTQVPESEHFPQNSFSEPSTQAKEDTSTKQGEAGEEELTVGTSKITAAKPELRARKKKEKRTGGVTSRPVVPAKRAELVEKAKAVHREQFDDQVNNLFQWEKNSALKAVQTGIYIGWRCPHYLWDCFRIGDESKCFCGHLLREHQIISGPGGLNAAVNTLTKNTQPPDLIPAGTVAVTAALLSLISYVRPVTGAGRNTRRSLRLRTPGDEERDLMGQTPSRTGTGLTEPGQDQQ
- the Fam221b gene encoding protein FAM221B isoform X1, whose product is MEANKTTEGPQATKDAKEHPSLKDPHAEDLDEATTHETPLPVSSKQKYFQPPEVHFETSSLNPDTKDYEDLQNPSVSETPLKSGTPQLLSPPPQVSPQSVTSLERAIAEIPLEFSYDNLISEVQEEPLQLSPMTSIPEYKNSISETQKEPLEVSSTTNIPEYEDLSSEIQKEPLEVSSTTNIPEYEDLSSEIQKEPLEVSSTTNIPEFEDPSSEIQKEPLEVSSTTGISESSHELASDKAPQTQVPESEHFPQNSFSEPSTQAKEDTSTKQGEAGEEELTVGTSKITAAKPELRARKKKEKRTGGVTSRPVVPAKRAELVEKAKAVHREQFDDQVNNLFQWEKNSALKAVQTGIYIGWRCPHYLWDCFRIGDESKCFCGHLLREHQIISDLSVPCNVSQCRCLMFCFIPSRPEEVGEFWLKKRATFDPRAWRAQCRCKHTHEEHAATGSHPCRHRGCYCSSFESNFLCAACDRRWEEHETFFETEDTRRRGKRPYGADYVPFAEIPALQDAILTNSTLRPSGCQGVSGHPSSHPRSLVLPGPKDIHPDPTSDPHT
- the Fam221b gene encoding protein FAM221B isoform X3, with the translated sequence MEANKTTEGPQATKDAKEHPSLKDPHAEDLDEATTHETPLPVSSKQKYFQPPEVHFETSSLNPDTKDYEDLQNPSVSETPLKSGTPQLLSPPPQVSPQSVTSLERAIAEIPLEFSYDNLISEVQEEPLQLSPMTSIPEYKNSISETQKEPLEVSSTTNIPEYEDLSSEIQKEPLEVSSTTNIPEYEDLSSEIQKEPLEVSSTTNIPEFEDPSSEIQKEPLEVSSTTGISESSHELASDKAPQTQVPESEHFPQNSFSEPSTQAKEDTSTKQGEAGEEELTVGTSKITAAKPELRARKKKEKRTGGVTSRPVVPAKRAELVEKAKAVHREQFDDQVNNLFQWEKNSALKAVQTGIYIGWRCPHYLWDCFRIGDESKCFCGHLLREHQIISGPGGLNAAVNTLTKNTQPPDLIPAGTVAVTAALLSLISYVRPVTGAGRNTRRSLRLRTPGDEERDLMEQTMCLLQRFLPFKMPSSPTLP
- the Fam221b gene encoding protein FAM221B isoform X2, whose translation is MEANKTTEGPQATKDAKEHPSLKDPHAEDLDEATTHETPLPVSSKQKYFQPPEVHFETSSLNPDTKDYEDLQNPSVSETPLKSGTPQLLSPPPQVSPQSVTSLERAIAEIPLEFSYDNLISEVQEEPLQLSPMTSIPEYKNSISETQKEPLEVSSTTNIPEYEDLSSEIQKEPLEVSSTTNIPEYEDLSSEIQKEPLEVSSTTNIPEFEDPSSEIQKEPLEVSSTTGISESSHELASDKAPQTQVPESEHFPQNSFSEPSTQAKEDTSTKQGEAGEEELTVGTSKITAAKPELRARKKKEKRTGGVTSRPVVPAKRAELVEKAKAVHREQFDDQVNNLFQWEKNSALKAVQTGIYIGWRCPHYLWDCFRIGDESKCFCGHLLREHQIISDLSVPCNVSQCRCLMFCFIPSRPEEVGEFWLKKRATFDPRAWRAQCRCKHTHEEHAATGSHPCRHRGCYCSSFESNFLCAACDRRWEEHETFFETEDTRRRGKRPYGTNTVKNWHRPY
- the Fam221b gene encoding protein FAM221B isoform X5, producing MEANKTTEGPQATKDAKEHPSLKDPHAEDLDEATTHETPLPVSSKQKYFQPPEVHFETSSLNPDTKDYEDLQNPSVSETPLKSGTPQLLSPPPQVSPQSVTSLERAIAEIPLEFSYDNLISEVQEEPLQLSPMTSIPEYKNSISETQKEPLEVSSTTNIPEYEDLSSEIQKEPLEVSSTTNIPEYEDLSSEIQKEPLEVSSTTNIPEFEDPSSEIQKEPLEVSSTTGISESSHELASDKAPQTQVPESEHFPQNSFSEPSTQAKEDTSTKQGEAGEEELTVGTSKITAAKPELRARKKKEKRTGGVTSRPVVPAKRAELVEKAKAVHREQFDDQVNNLFQWEKNSALKAVQTGIYIGWRCPHYLWDCFRIGDESKCFCGHLLREHQIISGPGGLNAAVNTLTKNTQPPDLIPAGTVAVTAALLSLISYVRPVTGAGRNTRRSLRLRTPGDEERDLMRFLPFKMPSSPTLP